Proteins encoded by one window of Carassius auratus strain Wakin chromosome 8, ASM336829v1, whole genome shotgun sequence:
- the LOC113106825 gene encoding stromelysin-3-like yields the protein MRVSGLLSGAFALHVLLTARCMPLHEGRGLRKHKEPPGLSQIPHSLSEKRRDPQDTFKPHALQKMSHSSTPNSGTALGCRSTTLWRPRLPRPERSASQQSPRQKRFVIFGGRWPKNDLTYK from the exons ATGCGGGTCTCCGGGCTTCTGTCAGGAGCTTTCGCTCTGCATGTGCTCCTGACCGCGAGATGCATGCCTTTGCATGAGGGACGAGGACTCAGAAAGCACAAAGAGCCTCCG GGTTTGTCACAGATTCCACACTCCCTCTCTGAAAAGAGGAGAGACCCTCAGGACACATTCAAACCTCATGCACTGCAAAAGATGAGCCACAGCTCAACACCCAACTCAGGAACAGCTCTGGGGTGCAGGTCCACCACGCTGTGGCGTCCCAGACTACCCCGACCAGAGAGAAGTGCATCTCAGCAGTCACCCCGGCAGAAACGCTTTGTGATTTTTGGAGGACGCTGGCCAAAAAATGACCTCACTTACAAGTAA
- the LOC113107703 gene encoding adiponectin receptor protein 1-like, with translation MTTCHRSDCGSHSNAERCPSEDEDADLSDIGPLLTNTAEAEKSRGASALPDEEEDEDEGGLRVATLPMQAHHAMEKMEEFVHKVWEGCWRVIPYHLLPDWLKDNDYLLHGHRPPMPSFRACFGSIFRIHTETGNIWTHLLGLILFLFLGTLTMLRPNVSFMAPVQEKVVFGAFFLGAVLCLCFSWLFHTVYCHSEKVSRTFSKLDYSGITFLIMGSFVPWLYYSFYCSPRPRLIYLFVVCVLGVAAIIVAQLDRFATPRHRSTRAGVFLGLGLSGIIPTMHFTITEGFVKAMTVGQMGWFYLMGAMYISGAALYAARIPERYFPGKCDIWFQSHQIFHVLVVAAAFVHFYGISNLQEFRYGLEGGCTDDTLL, from the exons ATGACAACGTGTCACCGTAGTGACTGTGGCTCCCACAGTAATGCGGAGCGGTGCCCCTCTGAAGATGAGGACGCAGATCTCTCCGATATTGGGCCGCTGCTGACAAATACAGCTGAAGCTGAGAAATCGAGA GGAGCATCAGCATTAcctgatgaggaagaggatgaggatgaaggaGGTTTGCGGGTGGCTACACTGCCCATGCAGGCACACCATGCCATGGAGAAGATGGAGGAGTTTGTACACAAG GTATGGGAAGGATGCTGGCGAGTTATTCCGTACCATCTTCTCCCCGACTGGCTAAAGGACAATGATTACCTGCTGCATGGACACCGCCCGCCCATGCCGTCCTTCCGTGCCTGTTTTGGGAGCATCTTCAGGATTCACACAGAAACTGGAAACATCTGGACGCACCTGCTGG GCTTAATTCTGTTCCTGTTCTTGGGTACTCTGACAATGCTGCGGCCAAACGTGTCCTTCATGGCACCCGTGCAGGAGAAGGTGGTGTTTGGGGCGTTCTTCCTGGGTGCAGTTCTTTGTTTGTGCTTCTCCTGGCTTTTTCACACTGTCTACTGCCACTCGGAGAAGGTCTCCAGGACTTTCTCCAA GTTGGATTACTCTGGTATCACGTTTTTGATCATGGGCTCATTCGTTCCTTGGCTGTACTACTCGTTTTACTGCTCTCCTCGGCCGCGGCTCATCTATCTctttgttgtgtgtgtgctggGTGTCGCTGCTATCATTGTGGCCCAGTTGGACCGATTCGCCACCCCTCGCCACCGGTCCACACGTGCAG GTGTTTTCCTGGGCCTCGGTCTGAGTGGGATCATCCCCACAATGCATTTTACCATCACAGAGGGTTTTGTGAAGGCAATGACAGTGGGTCAGATGGGCTGGTTCTATCTGATGGGTGCCATGTACATTAGCGGAGCAGCACTTTATGCTGCACGGATACCTGAACGCTACTTCCCTGGGAAATGTGACATTTGG TTTCAGTCTCATCAGATATTCCACGTGCTGGTTGTGGCAGCAGCGTTTGTCCATTTCTATGGCATCTCAAACCTGCAGGAGTTCCGCTATGGCCTGGAAGGAGGCTGCACAGATGATACTctgctgtaa
- the LOC113107702 gene encoding glutathione S-transferase theta-1-like, whose protein sequence is MPLELYLDLHSQPCRSVFLFAQINKIPFEFKAVDLSAGEQYGEEFGKVTIIRKVPVLKDGDFILTESIAILQYLAAKHRTPDHWYPADLQKRARVDEFLSWQHTNIRTHGSKVFWFRGVVPAVTGAPVSKEKMDAAVEDLNASLKTFEDKFLQSRPFIIGDKISLADLVAIVEIMQPVGTGLDVFQGRPVLSAWRDRVKKELGVEVFDEAHKVIMNVDTLPQTFEKKGLPEFLKLKLQKMFN, encoded by the exons ATGCCACTGGAACTGTATCTCGATTTGCATTCCCAGCCATGCCGCTCCGTCTTCCTATTTGCCCAGATAAATAAAATTCCCTTCGAATTCAAAGCCGTGGATTTATCTGcag GTGAACAATATGGAGAGGAATTTGGTAAGGTCACCATCATAAGGAAAGTTCCTGTCCTCAAAGATGGAGATTTTATTCTAACAGAGAG TATAGCTATACTACAGTATTTGGCAGCGAAACATCGCACTCCTGACCACTGGTATCCAGCTGACCTGCAGAAGCGTGCACGAGTCGACGAGTTTCTCTCCTGGCAGCACACGAACATAAGAACTCATGGGTCAAAGGTCTTCTGGTTCAGG GGGGTCGTACCTGCAGTCACTGGGGCCCCGGTGTCTAAGGAGAAAATGGATGCTGCTGTGGAGGACCTCAACGCATCTTTGAAAACCTTTGAGGACAAGTTTCTTCAGAGCAGGCCATTTATAATTGGAGATAAAATATCTCTGGCTGATCTTGTAGCCATCGTGGAGATAATGCAG CCGGTCGGTACAGGTCTAGATGTGTTTCAAGGCAGACCTGTTCTGAGTGCCTGGAGAGACAGAGTTAAGAAGGAGCTCGGTGTGGAAGTCTTCGATGAAGCCCATAAGGTTATCATGAACGTTGATACATTGCCACAAACCTTTGAGAAAAAAGGTTTACCAGAGTTTCTCAAGCTAAAGTTACAGAAAATGTTTAACTGA
- the LOC113107701 gene encoding taste receptor type 2 member 40-like, which translates to MTLVGQVLFFVALLIVGVSGNIFNLIFTIQQQVKTRSVQTVNLILNVISINNIILVLATFVLVVSIFQDPLIWCIRPYPLSIRTEIYLMMSCSFISFWAIAWLSLFYCIKVVNFSSECFRALKRNISSVINAAVLLSCVFSSLLFFPMFSLDAADSMEQNYNVNDIGNLTCPLPSFTIQMNANAYAAAILCLLCPIPLTIMLPTSLRMVIHLCAHTLALKKNQTQVQGSDSYLLVCKITVSLVGVYMSTLCIVALFIIIRLIGLSITYHILASAFSFYSGMTSLLLTASNRYLKEKLWSLFCFWKAEEQSSKSQTVVTGDV; encoded by the coding sequence ATGACCCTCGTTGGGCAAGTTCTTTTTTTTGTCGCACTTTTGATAGTTGGTGTTTCTGGAAACATTTTTAACCTAATTTTTACTATACAACAGCAAGTGAAGACCAGGAGCGTTCAGACTGTCAATTTGATCCTAAACGTCATCTCCATCAACAACATTATCTTGGTACTCGCCACCTTCGTGTTGGTGGTTAGTATCTTTCAGGATCCCCTGATTTGGTGCATCAGGCCATATCCTTTATCTATTCGGACTGAAATATATCTAATGATGAGTTGTAGCTTTATCAGCTTCTGGGCCATTGCATGGCTGAGTCTCTTCTACTGCATCAAAGTTGTGAATTTCTCCTCTGAGTGCTTCCGAGCACTAAAGAGGAACATCTCCTCTGTGATCAACGCTGCAGTGCTGCTGAGCTGTGTGTTCTCCTCCTTGTTGTTCTTTCCTATGTTCTCACTCGATGCAGCAGATTCAATGGAACAAAATTACAACGTGAACGACATTGGCAACTTGACCTGTCCACTGCCCTCCTTCACTATACAGATGAACGCAAACGCATACGCTGCTGCTATTCTTTGCCTCCTCTGCCCGATCCCTCTGACGATCATGCTGCCTACCTCTCTCAGAATGGTCATCCATCTATGCGCCCACACGCTGGCTCTCAAGAAGAACCAGACCCAGGTGCAAGGATCTGACTCGTACCTCCTGGTGTGCAAGATTACTGTCTCCCTGGTGGGAGTTTATATGTCCACTCTGTGTATCGTGGCTTTGTTTATCATTATAAGGTTAATTGGGCTGTCTATCACCTACCACATCTTAGCAAGTgcctttagtttttacagtggCATGACTTCTCTCCTTCTGACAGCTTCAAACAGGTATCTGAAAGAGAAGCTCTGGAGTCTGTTCTGCTTTTGGAAGGCAGAGGAACAAAGTAGTAAAAGCCAGACAGTTGTGACAGGGGATGTGTGA